The genomic segment TGGTGGTGCTGGGCGACTGGGCCAGACTGGAGCAGGTGCTGCGCAACCTGCTGCAGAACGCCATCAAGTACAGCTCGGACAACAGCCCCATCGCGATCTCGGTCACGCGCGAGGGGGCGCAGGCGTGCCTAGCGGTGCACGACCAGGGCATCGGCATCCCGCCCGAGGCCCAGGCCCACCTGTTCGAGCGCTACTACCGCGCCGAGAACGTCGAGCGCGACAAGGTGGGCGGCGCGGGGATCGGGCTGTATGTGGTGAAGGAGATCGTGCAGGCCCACGGCGGTGCGGTGGAAGTGCGCAGCAGCGAGGGCCAGGGCAGCACCTTCCGCGTGCTGCTGCCGCTGTGGCATGGCCACTGATGCGGAGGCCTGCGCAGCAGCGGTGCGAGGCCCGCATGAGGACAGCTCGCCTTCGGCCCCACGCAGCGGAGGGGCCGAAGGCGAGCTTGTTTACCGCGCGAGGCTGGCCTCACAGCCGCAGCGGCGTGTGGTAGAGGCTGGCGTAGAGGCCGTCGGCATCCACGAGCTCCTCGTGGGTGCCCTGCTCGCGAATGCCGCCCTCGGTCAGCACCACGATGCGCTGGGCGTTGCGGATGGTCGAGAGGCGGTGGGCGATCACCAGGGTGGTGCGGTTGCGGGCCAGCCGCTCCAGCGACTCCTGCACGGCCCGCTCGCTCTCGCTGTCCAGCGCGCTGGTGGCCTCGTCGAAGATGATGATCGGCGGGTTTTTCAGGAACACGCGGGCGATGCTGATGCGCTGCTTCTGCCCGCCCGAGAGCCGCACGCCGCGCTGGCCTACATCCGTCTGGTAGCCCTGCGGCAGCCCCATGATAAAATCGTGCGCGCCAGCCTGCCGCGCCGCCGCCACCACCTCATCTAGCGTGGCGTCGAGCCGCCCGTAGCGGATGTTGTCGGCCACTGTCCCGGCGAACAGGTAGCCATCCTGCGCCACGATGCCGATGCTCTCGCGCAGCGCCCGCAGGTCGAGCGTGCGGATGTCGCGCCCGTCGAGCGTGACCGCGCCCGCCGTCACGTCGTAGAAGCGCGGGATGAGCGAGCAGAGCGTGGTCTTGCCCGCGCCCGAGGGGCCGACCAGCGCCACGTACTCGCCCGCGCCGATATCGAGCGAGACACCCGACAGCACCAGCCCGCCCGCGCGGTAGCCGAAGCTCACATCGCGCAGCGAGATCTGGCCGCGCACCGCGTGGGGCCGCGCCGCGCCGGGCGGGCTCTGGATGTCGGGCTGCACCTCCAGCGCCTCCATCACGCGGCGGAAGCCCGCCATGCCCTCCTGGTAGAGCCGCGCGAAGTTCAGCGCGGTGCGGATCGGCTCGATGATGATGCCCACATACAGCAGGTAGGTCAGCAGGTCGGCCAGGGCCAGCGCGCCGCTCGCCACCCACACGCCGCCCAGCACGATCACGGCGGCGGTGAGGATCTGGGTGAAGGCGACCATGCCGTTGTAGAGATAGCCATCCTCGCGGTGAGCCAGGCGGTAGCTGGCCACAAAGCGCTGGTTATGCTGCTCGAACTTCTGCTGCTCTAGCGGCTCGTTGGTGAACGACTGCACCACGCGAATGCCCGACAGCGTATCCTCGGCCTGGGCGTTGATGTCGCCCACGCGGTCGCTGCAGGCCCGCAGCGCGCGGCCAGCCCTGCGGTTGAAATAGAAGGCGTAGGCGGCCATCGGCGGCAGAAACAGGAACAGGATGATCGTCAGCGGCACGTTGATCGCGAGCAGGATGACAAAGGTGCCCACAAACTTGATCAGCGACAGCACCACATCCTCCGGCCCGTGGTGGTACAGCTCGCCCATGGCGAAGGTGTCGCTGGTGAGGCGCGTCATCAGCTGCCCGGTGCGCTGCTCGTCGTAGAAGCGGAACGAGAGCCGCTGGTAGTGGGCGAACAGCTCGGCGCGCAGATCGCGCTCCATCATGGTGCCCATCATGTGGCCCTGGTAGTCCACAAACATGTTGCAGATCGCGTAGACCGCGATCAGCGCCAGCATCAGCAGGCCGACCATGGCGATCTGGCGCGGCGCGTCGGGTGTGGGCGCGGCCAGCAGCACGCTGGTGATGTGGCGGGCGCACAGCGGCAGAACCAGGGCGATGGCCGCCACCACCATGGCGCAGGCTAGGTCGGCCAGCAGCAGCCGCCAGTGGGGGCGGTAGTAGGAAAAGAACTTGCGGACACGCGGACTCATGCACGATCTCCTCGTGGTGCGGCGCGGCGGGCGCGCTCGGCAAAGGGGTAAAAAAGGTGGATTCAGTGGGGGAGCCGAGGCGGCCAGGGCGAGCACCTGTGGCGAGGGACTATGGGGGTATGAAAAAGCGGCCACAGGTGTGGTGCACACCCATGGCCGCTGATATGGACTGCACCCAGGCGAGCAGGCATGCGGCGGGCGCAGGCGCGCCCGCCCGTGATCAGCGATGGATCACGAGCCGCTCGTCAGGATGTGCAGGATCTCGATTGGTTAGGAGGCGCACCCCACAAGCAAGCAGGCAGCGCAAAGAAGCGAGGCCTGAAGCGACAGATTGTGGGAGATGTGTGTCATTGGGGTACCTCCATGGTGCGATTCGGTAGGGGCAGGGTACCACGGCGGCGCGGTGGGCGTCAAGTCGGCCTTTCGACCGAGCAACGGTTTTCCCGCGAAGGCGCGAAGGCAGGAAAGAACCGCTTTACCACCAAGACTCCAAGGGGAAATTTTGGTTGATGGTGGTAAAAGGTTGTGTACAGCAACAGTATGTCAAAAAAACCAGCGGCCTCGCCCATCCGCGCGCAGGGGCCGCCCGCCGCCGCTGGCCATGATCTGCCCACAACGAAGGCGTGGGAATGCGGGCGACAGGCCCTTTTCAAACCAACAGCCGCCGTTCAAGCGATTTGCACGTGCATCGCTTGAACGGCGGCTGAACCTATCGACCAGACAGCAGAAACAGCAGCGCGTCGTGCAGGCGCGACGACCAAGCGTCCTCGCTGTGCTCGGCACCTGCGGCCTCCACATAGCGCAGCTGCTCGGGCGTGTAGCCCTTCTGGGCCAGCAGATCGCGCATGCGGCGGGCATCCTGCCCACGCTCCTCGCCCTCGGCGGTGCCCACATCCAAGTAGATCGCGCCCTGCGGGGCGGACACGGTCTCGACCATAGGGAAGATCGCGCGGTCGGCAAACCACAGCTCGGGGCTCATGGCACCCACGAAGCCGAAGGCCTCGGGGCGGTAGAAGAAGGCGTACAGGCTGGCCAGCCCGCCCAGCGAGGAGCCCATGATTCCGGTATGCTCGCGGTCGGGGCGGGTGCGGAACGACTGGTCGATATAGCTCTTGAGCGTATCGGCGATGAAATCGACATACTGCTCGCCCCAGCCGCCGCCGTAGTGGGCATCGACGAAGGGGCTGTACTCATCCATGCGGCGCTCGCCCACGTTGGGGATGCCCACTACGATCGCCTCAACGCCCTGCTGGCTGAGGATCTGCATGGTCTCGTCGACCCGCCACTCGCCCGCGTAGCTGGTGCGGTCGTCGAAAAGGTTCTGGCCGTCGTGCATGTAGATCACCGGGTAGCGGCGGTCGTCGTCGGCGTAGTTGGGCGGGAGGTAGATCAGGATGTCGCGGGCGTTGCCGAGCTGGGGGCTCCAGAAGGCCGCGATGGTCATCAGGTTGCCCACCACGGTGCGCTGCGCGTCCTGGGCGGCCTGGAGCACCTCGGTAGGCGGCTCCACCGCGTCGACCTGCACGGGGGTGGCCCCATGCACGGCGGCCCACTCCTGGCCGCGCTGGCACAGCACCGCAAGCGAGCGCCCCTGGAGCAGGTAGCTGCCGCCGGGGGCTATCGGCTCGCAGGATGTGGCGGGGTTGGATGTGTCTAGCTCCAGCTCCCAGCGGGGGCCGCTGGCCGCGCCCGGCAAAGTGAAGGGCAGCGGATCATAGTGGGCGTTGAGCAGGATGATCAGCACGTCGTCGCTGATCGCCGCGCCGCGCTCATCCAGCTCATCCATCAGCTGGCCATTGAGCAGCATGCCCAGGCAGCGCACGTAGCCCTCGGCCCACTGGCCATCGCCCATCTGCGTGCCATCCAGGCTGTACCACTCGATATCGCGCACGTTCTCGCCACGGATGGAGCGGCCCTGGAAGAAGCTGCGGCGGGCTAGCACCGGGTGGGCCTTGCGCATCTGGATGAGCCGCTTGGTAAAGCTGAGCAAGTCGGCGGCCTCGGGCGCGTGGTCCCAGTGCACCCACGAGACATCGTTGTCCTGGCAGTAGGCGTTGTTGTTGCCGCCCTGGCTGCGGCTGAACTCGTCCCCAGCCACCAGCATGGGCACGCCCTGCGAGAGCAGCAGGGTGGCCAGCATGTTGCGCTGCTGGCGGGCGCGCAGGGCATTGATACCCGCGTCGTCGGTCTCGCCCTCGGCCCCGCAGTTCCACGAGTTGTTGTGGCTCTCGCCGTCGCGGTTGCCCTCGCCGTTGGCATCGTTGTGCTTCTCGTTGTAGCTCACCAGGTCGCGCAGCGTGAAGCCGTCGTGCGCGGTGATGAAGTTCACGCTGGCGTAGGGGCTGCGCCCGTTGCGCTGGTAGAGGTCGCTTGACCCGCTGAGCCGATAGGCAAGCTCGGCCACCTGGGCCTCGTCGCCCTTCCAGTAGCGGCGCACGGTGTCGCGGTACTTGCCGTTCCACTCGGCCCACAGCACTGGGAAGTTGCCCACCTGGTAGCCGCCCGGCCCGATGTCCCACGGCTCGGCGATCAGCTTCACCTGCGAGAGCACCGGATCTTGGTGGATGGTATCGAAGAAGGCCGAAAGCCGATCGCCGTTGTAGAGGCCGCGCGCCAGCGTGGAGGCCAGGTCGAAGCGGAAACCATCCACGTGCATCTCCTGCACCCAGTAGCGCAGGCTGTCCATCACCAGCTGGAGCGTGCGCGGGTGCAGCATGTTCAGGCTGTTGCCGCAGCCGGTGTAGTCCATATAGTAGCGCGGCTGGTCGCCCACCAGGCGGTAGTAGACCGCGTTGTCCACGCCTTTCATAGAGAGCGTGGGGCCGAGGTGGTTGCCCTCGCAGGTGTGGTTGTAGACCACATCCAGAATGACCTCGATGCCTGCGGCGTGCATGGCCTTGACCATGGCCTTGAACTCGCGCACCTGCTCGCCGCGCACGCCGCTGCTGCTGTAGCGGAAGTCGGGGGCCAGGTAGGCCAGGGTGTTGTAGCCCCAGTAGTTGCGCAGGCCGCGCTCCACGAGGCTGCGGTCGTCGACGAACTGATGGACCGGCAGCAGCTCCACGGCGGTCACGCCCAGCTCTTTCAGGTAGGCGATGGCGGCGGCGTGGCCCAGCCCGGCGTAGGTACCGCGCAGGTTGGCGGGCACCTCGGGGTGCAGCTTGGTGAAGCCCTTGACGTGCAGCTCGTAGATGATCGACTCGTGCAGCGGCGTGCGCGGCGCGGCATCGTTGCCCCAATCGAAGGCCGGGTCGACCACCACGCAGCGCGGCATGTGCGGCGCGCTCTCGCGCTGGTCGGGCAGCATGTCGCCCTCGGGCGCGCCGATGGGGTAGGCGAACACCGCGTCGTGCCAGGCGATATCGCCGGTGAGCGCCTTGGCGTAGGGGTCGACCAGCAGCTTGTGCTGGTTGAAGCGCAGGCCGTGAAATGGATCGTAGGGGCCGGAGACGCGGTAGCCGTACAGCTGGCCTGGGCCGATGCCGGGTACATACACATGCCACACCTGATCGGTCTGCGAGCCGATCGGGATACGGACCGTCTCGGTGGGCGATTCGGGCGAGTCGAACAGACAGAGCTCCACGCCAGTGGCGTGCTCGGCGAACAGCGCAAAGTTCACGCCCTGGCCATCCCAGGTGGCGCCCAGCGGGTAGGGGTCGCCTGGCAAAATGCTTGTCATCGTTCCAACCTCATAAAAAGAAGAGTAGCGCATCTCTCGCAGCGGCGGCGCAGCGCTGCCTACCTATACGAACGATCTGCGTAGCTGGCTCTAGGACACCAGCAGGCCCGCAATGCCCGAGATCGCTGCGCCCATTGCCCAGGGTGATACAGTACCACAGCCGTATCGCAAAATGCCAGAAGTGCTGCTACACTACCCAGCATATTGCTTGCCACACAACTGAAGGTACACGCCGATGCAACCAGAGAATGACTGGACAAACCTGCTCGGGGGAGTCGCTCAGCTTTCGGTCGTTGGGAATGTAGCCGACGCAATTATCAAGACGCGAGACGCATTTATCAACCAGATCATGGCCCAGCCCATCCAGCACGCCGTACAGTTCCTCATCCGCGAGGTGCCGCGTATGGAGCAGGAGACCTGGCAGATCTTCTTCCAGCACTTCCACCAGCGCGCCGAGCAGAGCGACTACGCCTTCAAGCTGCTGCTCTTCGCCGACAACGTCCACACTATCAGCCTCACGGTGCAGCAGCTGATGCTGCGCCCTGGGCCGCAGGCCAAGGCCGTGCTCGACAGCAGCGTGCGCACCATGGATGATGCGTCGTGGAACATCCTCAAGTACATCCTCGGGCAGGAGGCCAGGGCGAACCCAGTCGCCAGCGAGCTGCTCGGCTACGCCACCAGGCTCCGCCAGCACCCCAATGCCGAGGAGACCTTCCGCGCCAGCATTAAGCAGGCCCTCAGCGACCACATCATCACCCCCGAGGAGGCCAGCAAGCTTGAGCGGCTGCGCCAAGACCTGCAGATCCCCGCCGAGGTGGCGCGCGATATCCTGATGCAGGTGCGCGCCAACCCCCACAGCGAGGCCGAGGGCGAGGCCTCGATCAACCTTCTTTTCCCCGAGTGACCCTCCCAGCCCGCCGTACCGCCACCCTGGATGGCACTAGCAGCCAAGCCCGCTGCGAAAACACACCACAGCCGATTTCCTTAGGTCTTAACGGTAAAACGATCCGTTTACCCCTTGGGATCTTGGTGATAAAACAGCGCGATTCTTCCCCTTCGCGTGCTTCGTGGTATTCGTTCTTGTATGTTCCTTGGGGTCTTGGAGTCTTGGTGGTAAAGAATCGGTGCTCTACCGAAAACGCATAGGCCCTGGTTCAATATCTTCGCTGTGCACAAACCAGCCAGAGCATAGTATAATAGCTAAGGGCGGAAAGGCCACAACGTATCGGCCCCGATATGCCACTAGGTACACTATGAGCCAGACTATCTGCACACGTAACCATGTCCAGATCCTTGGCTATGGGTCACCTCCTATTCTCTTCGCCCATGGGTTTGGCTGCAACCAGGACACCTGGCGGCTGCTTGCCCCGCTGTTCGCGCCCGCGCACCAGATCATCCTGTTCGACTATGTCGGCGCGGGCCGATCCGAACGCCAGGCCTATGACGCGCGGCGCTATGCGACGCTCGATGGCTATGCGGCCGATGTGCTGGAGATCTGCGATGCGCTCGAGCTGCCCTCGTGCATTTTTGTCGGCCATTCGATCAGCGGGATGATCGGCGCGCGCGCGTCCTTGCAGCAGCCAGGCCGCTTCCAGCGGCTGGTGATGATCGGCACCTCTCCATGTTATGTAAATGAAGAAAACTACACCGGCGGCTTCGAGCAGCAGGCCATCGAAGAGCTGCTCGACCTGATGGAGCGCAACTATGGCGGCTGGGCCAACTTCATGGCCCCGCTGGCGATCAAAGACCCGCAGCGCCCCGATCTGGCCTACGAGATCGAGCAGACCTTCAACGCCGCCGACCCAGCTATCGCGCGGCAGTTTGCCGAGGTCACGTTTATGAGCGATAATCGCACCATGCTGGGGCAGATCACATGCCCAACGCTCATCCTCCAATGCCTTGACGACCCAATCGTCCCCACGTCGGTGGCCGAATATATGCACAGCCACATCGCACACAGCTCCCTGCAGCAGATCCACTCAATCGGCCACTTCCCACAGCTCAGCAACCCCCAGCAGACTGCGCAGCTCATCCAGGCATACCTCGATTCACCATTAGCAGTAGGCGTAGGCAGTGGAATCGCTCCTTGACAGCGCGCCCTGCGGCTTCTTTGTGCTGTCTGCCGATGGGCATGTGCAGTATGCCAACGCCACACTCCACCAGATGCTGCGCTACCCCCCCGGCACGCTGGCGGGCATGCCGATCGAGCAGCTGCTCACACCTGGCAGCCGCTTCTACTTCCAGAGCTATATTCTGCCCCACCTGCGGCTCGACGGCGCGGTCGAGGAGATCTACATCCGCCTGCACGACAGCGGCGGCGGCGATGTGCCCGTGCTGCTCAACGGCGTGCGCCAGGGCGACACCGCCGACACGATCAGCCACTGCGTGGTGGTGATCATGCGCCAGCGCCAGGAGTTCGAGCAGGCGCTCATCCAGGCGCGGCGGGCCGCCGAGCGCGCCCACGAGGCCGAGCGCCGCGCCCGCGACGAGGCCGAGCGCGCCAACCAGGCCAAGAGCAGCTTCCTCACCACCATCACCCACGAGCTGCGCACCCCGCTCAACGCGATCATCGGCTTCACCGGCACGCTGCTGATGCGCCTGCCCGGCCCGCTGACCGCCGATCAGGAGAAGCAGCTCGGCATCATCCAGCGCAGCGCACACCACCTGCTGGCCATGATCGGCGATATCCTCGACCTCGCCAAGGCCGAGTCGGGCCGGATCGACCTGCATCTCACCACGGTCGCATGCCAGTCGATCATCGATGATGTGCTGGCCAGCCTGCTGCCGCTGGCCAGCAAAAAGCAGATCGCGCTCTTCCTCCAGCCCAGCCTGCCGATCGCCCCCATCCACAGCGACGAGCGCGTGCTGCGGCAGATCATCATCAACCTGGTCAACAACGCGATCAAGTTCACCGACCAAGGCAGCGTGCAGGTGCTGGTGCAGCAGCAGATCGCCGACGGCCAGCTCCGCACGGCCATCCGCGTGATCGACAGCGGCATCGGCATCAAGCCCGAAGACCAGCAGCGCCTGTTTCAGGAGTTCGGGCGGGTCAACTCGCCCGAGGTGCGCAGCCGCGAGGGCACCGGCCTGGGGCTGCGGATCTCGCAGAAGCTGGCCGAGCTGCTGGGCGGGCATATCACGCTCGACAGCGTCTATGGCGTGGGGAGCACCTTCACGCTTGAGCTGTGCGAGCCATATAGCGGCGCGCCGCTGCTCCCCACCAGCCAGAAAATCCCCGTCAGCTGATCGCACTCCCCGCTTTTTTGTGACACTATCTGTCACATGCGGCGTCTATACTCATCATGTGATGGGTGATAACTGTTGCAAATACGAGATCAAAAAATGGAAGGCAGCCTCATGACACAATCCTCACTTCGCAGCGCTACCGCAGCTCGTCCAGGGGCGCGCGATGTCAAGAAAGTGCCCTTCGTCGAGCTGTACGACGGACGCCTGCAGGGCGTGGTCTCCAGCGGCTCCGACATCCAGCGCGTGTATGTGTCGTTCTTCGAGGCCGGAACGCGCGATTTCTCGTGCAGCACCAACAACAACCGCCCATGCGGCGGGCTGGGCGGCAGCTACCCCTGCAACCACCTGCGCGAGCTGCTGGACGAGGCCATCGAGCAGTACGGCATCGCGCGCGTGGCGGCCTTCCTGGGCATGCCCGGCGACCTGGGCCAGTACCAGCAGCTCCACGATATCCTGCGGGCGCTGGGCACCAGCACGCGGGCCGACAGCGGCACGATCTTCAGCCGCTTCCTGGGCGACCTGGCCCTGCTAGAGCTGCCCGCCGATAGCGCCCCGCTGCATACGGCAGCCTGGTTTTAGGAGAAGCTATGATGCTAGAGAGTCTCCAGAGTCTGCCGGATGGCCTGGCTGAGACCAGCGACGCCATCGCGCAGATCGACGGGATGTTCCTCGGCGGATTTGTGGGCGGGCCAGTCCAGGGGCCGCTCGCGGCGCTCGGGCGGATCTTCGCCGGGTCGCCGCTGGAGCCGCTGCTGGTCGAGAGCCTGCCCGCCCTAGCGCGCGGCGAGCTGCAGGAGCGGCACTTTGTGGCGCTGGCCGCCGCCCGCGCCGCCCTGCAGGGCGCGCAGCACGATGCGCTGCACCAGCAGGCGCTGGCCGCGCTAGGCCGCGCCAGCGCCACCGATGAAGCGCCCGCCGCACCCGCCGCACCCACGCCCATGCTTGAGGGTGTGCGCCACTGGCTGATGGAGCTGGCGATCACCGGCTTCGCGCGGCTGGAGCCGAGCACCATCCGCAGCTTCCTGCCCAGCCTGGCCCAGCTGCGCGAGCAGCCCGAGCTGGCTGGCCTGGCCTACCTGCTCACCGGCTTCACCAGCGAGCTGCTGGGCGCGCTGCCCGTGGCCAAGGCCGAGGATGTGCCGCTGCAGCGCTGGGCCGATCTGTGGGCTGGGGCCATGCTGCGCGCCGCCGGTGCGGCCCAGCCCGCCGAGCCGCAGCCCGTGAGCGGCACGCTCTACCCGCTGGGGCTGGAGCTGCGCGAGCACGACCAGCTGATCAGCGTGGTGTTCTACGCGCTGCTGGATGCGGGCGGCAGCACCAGCGCGGTGCGGGTCACGCGCTCGCGCTTCAAGGTAATGGCGGTCGGCGGCGACATGATCTGGCTGCTCTTCCCCGAGCTGGCCCTGCTGATCGAGGCGCTGGGCCAGGGCCAGTCGCTCGCGCTGGCCGACATGCCCCAGTTGCCAAACGGCGACCTGCTGTGGGATGCGCAGCGCGCCAGCCTAGGCGGCAAGTGCCGCCTGCTAGATGTGGCCGAGCCGCTGCTGGCCCCGCAGGCCGCGCAGGCCGTGGCCAGCCGCCCCGCGCCCGCGCTGGAGCGCCACCCCGTGCTGCTGGCCGAGCCGGTGGTGCTGGCGGGCCATGCGCTGGGCGAGCAGGGCCTGGCCCTAGCCGACGGCGCGGCGCTGCCGCTCGACCCGCGCTGGGACACCGCCCAGCTGCCCGCCGAGGAGATCGGCAAGGCGGCCAAGCTGTTTGGGCTGCTGCGCTGGGATGCCGGGCGCTGGGCCTTCCAGCCGCTGTCGGCGGCCACGGCGGCGGGCAAGCTGTCCTTCGCTGGGCAGAGCGCAGTGAAGCTGTACAAGAAGCCGCCGAAGAGCAACCCCGTGGCCATCCTTGAAGAGCGGGCCAGTCGCCTGCTGCGCAAATAATATGGAAAACCACGACATTCTGCCGCGCCGCCAGGTGCTCTACTGGCGGCTGCTGGCCAGCCTGTTCGGCCCCAACGAGCAGGCCCAGAACATCGAGCGCATGACCGGCGAGATCGCCCAGGAGCTGGGCATGCCCGAGGCGCTGCTCGACACGCGCATGGGCATCGACACGCTGCTGCAGCGCTTCCCCGAGCTGGATGCGCAGATCGATCTGCAGCCCAAGGATGACGAGCAGCCCGAGGCCACCCTGGCCCGCGCGCTGATGCTCTCTAAGCTGCTGCTGAATGCCTTCGGCCCCAACACCATGGGCACACCGATCACGGCGGCGCAGTACGCCCAGTGGATGCAGGACGTGGGCCACCTTGAGCGGGCCATGGGCCTCACCCCTGGTGCGCTGCGCGGGCGCGGTGCGGGCGCGGGCGGCGGCGGCGCTAGCACGGGCGGCGGCCACGGCGGCTTCGACCTGCCGCTCGACGAGCTGCAGCGCACCCTGGTGGCCATGGACGGCGACCTGATCAAGCGTATGGCCCTGCGCGAGGTGCTGCAGGACAACCGCCTAGCCGCCCAGCTCCAGCCTTCCATGGCCCTGCTAGAGCAGCTGCTGCGCGACAAGGCCCACCTCTCGGGCAACGCGCTGGTGAACGCCAAGCGCCTGATCCAGCAGTATGTGGACGAGCTGGCCGAGGTGCTGCGCATCCAGGTCGAAAAGGCCGTCTCGCCCAAGATCGACCGCTCGGTGCCGCCCAAGCGCGTGTTCCGCAACCTCGACCTCGACCGCACGCTCTGGAAAAACCTGACGAACTGGAACGAGCAGGAGCAGCGGCTCTACGTCGACCGGCTCTACTACCGCCAGACCGCCCGCAAGAAGCTGCCGACCCGCATGATCGTGGTGGTCGACCAGTCTGGCTCGATGGTGGATGCGATGGTGCAGTGCACCATCTTGGCCTCGATCTTCGCCGGGCTGCCGCATGTGGATGTGCACCTGCTGGCCTTCGACACCGTGGTGCTCGACCTAACGCCCTGGGTCAGCGACCCCTTCGAGGTGCTGATGCGCACCGACCTGGGCGGCGGCACCCACATCAACAAGGCGCTCAAGCAGGCCGCCGAAAAGATCGAAGACCCGCGCCGCACCTCGGTGGTGCTGATCAGCGACTTCTACGAGGGCGGCAGCGACCAAGAGCTGCTCAACACCATCCTGTCGCTGAAGCAGTCGGGCGTCCACTTCATACCGGTCGGCTCGGTCACCAGCTCGGGCTACTTCAGCGTCAGCGAGTGGTTCCGCACGCGGCTGAAAGATCACGGCATGCCCATCCTCACCGGCAGCCCCAAGAAACTGATCGAAGAACTGAAAAAAGTCGTCGTACTATAGAGGTGTACCAATGAGCGATACCGTTCTCCGCCTGCCCGCCGAAGCCAAATACGCCGAGGAGCTCGCCTACCTCGCATCGGTCGACAAGGGCCAGCGCCCCGCCAGCTGGCGGCTCTCGCCCCAGATGGTGCGCACCTTCGTGCTGGGCAGCGTGCCCTCGGACAAGCTGGACCGCACCATCGACCAGAAGTGGTACGGCGACGCGTCGATCGTCGAGCGCGCCATCGTCACGCTGGTCTCCGACCGCGGCCTGCTGCTGATCGGCGACCCCGGCACCGGCAAAAGCTGGCTGGCCGAGCTACTGGCCGCCGCGATCTGCGGCAACTCCACGCTGGTGGTGCAGGGCACCGCAGGCACCACCGAGGATCAGATCAAGTACTCGTGGAACGTGGCGCTGGTGATCGCCGCCGGGCAGTCGCGCGACTCGATGATCCCATCCCCGATCATGAGCGCGATGCAGCAGGGCGCGATCGGGCGCTTCGAGGAGCTGACCCGCTGCACCAGCGATGTGCAGGACGCCCTGATCTCCATCCTCAGCGAGAAGTACGTGTCCATCCCCGAGCTGAAGAGCGACAACACCGTGTTCGCCACCTCGGGCTTCAACATCATCGCCACCGCCAACAGCCGCGACCGTGGCGTGAACGACCTCTCCAGCGCGCTGAAGCGGCGCTTCAACTTCATCCACATCCCGGTTGTCACCAACAAGAAGCAGGAGCGCGAGATCATCCTGTTCCGCACCCAGGAGCTGCTCCAGCGCCAGGGCTTCAGCAGCGATGTGCCGCCCGCGCTGCTGGATGTGCTGCTGCAGACCTTCTCGGACCTGCGCGAGAGCAGCAGCGCCGCCGGGTCGGACGACGCGCGGCTTGAGTCCTCGCTCTCCACCGCCGAGCAGATCGGCGTGCTGGAGGATGCCATCCTGCACTCGACCTACTTTGGCCAGAAAGGGCTGGACGCCCGCACCCTGGCGCGCTCGCTGGTGGGCACCCTGGTGCGCCGCGTGCCCGAGGATGTGTCGGTGATGAGCAAGTTCTGGAACAGCGTGGTGGCCAAACGCAGCGAGCAGCACAAGGACGAGGGCGAGTGGAAGGAGTTTCTGGCCGGTGGGCAGGACGTCATGCAGTCCATCCGGTCGTAGCGCTATGGCCGAAAGCAACACCAACAACCTCGGTGCGCTGAACGAGCAGCTGCTAGCCGCCGCCGCCACCTTCGCGGACGACGCCCAGGGCTTCTCGGGCCTGCTCAGCCGCTTCGCGCAGGACATCCG from the Chloroflexia bacterium SDU3-3 genome contains:
- a CDS encoding VWA domain-containing protein, coding for MENHDILPRRQVLYWRLLASLFGPNEQAQNIERMTGEIAQELGMPEALLDTRMGIDTLLQRFPELDAQIDLQPKDDEQPEATLARALMLSKLLLNAFGPNTMGTPITAAQYAQWMQDVGHLERAMGLTPGALRGRGAGAGGGGASTGGGHGGFDLPLDELQRTLVAMDGDLIKRMALREVLQDNRLAAQLQPSMALLEQLLRDKAHLSGNALVNAKRLIQQYVDELAEVLRIQVEKAVSPKIDRSVPPKRVFRNLDLDRTLWKNLTNWNEQEQRLYVDRLYYRQTARKKLPTRMIVVVDQSGSMVDAMVQCTILASIFAGLPHVDVHLLAFDTVVLDLTPWVSDPFEVLMRTDLGGGTHINKALKQAAEKIEDPRRTSVVLISDFYEGGSDQELLNTILSLKQSGVHFIPVGSVTSSGYFSVSEWFRTRLKDHGMPILTGSPKKLIEELKKVVVL
- a CDS encoding AAA family ATPase encodes the protein MSDTVLRLPAEAKYAEELAYLASVDKGQRPASWRLSPQMVRTFVLGSVPSDKLDRTIDQKWYGDASIVERAIVTLVSDRGLLLIGDPGTGKSWLAELLAAAICGNSTLVVQGTAGTTEDQIKYSWNVALVIAAGQSRDSMIPSPIMSAMQQGAIGRFEELTRCTSDVQDALISILSEKYVSIPELKSDNTVFATSGFNIIATANSRDRGVNDLSSALKRRFNFIHIPVVTNKKQEREIILFRTQELLQRQGFSSDVPPALLDVLLQTFSDLRESSSAAGSDDARLESSLSTAEQIGVLEDAILHSTYFGQKGLDARTLARSLVGTLVRRVPEDVSVMSKFWNSVVAKRSEQHKDEGEWKEFLAGGQDVMQSIRS